The nucleotide window GAAGCTGGGTGACCTCCAGGCCCTGCTCCCTGAAGTAGCCCCGGGCCGAGGCCACGTAGGCCGGCAGGAACAGGGGGCTCTCCCCCGCCTGGGCGACCCTGATCTCCTTCGGCTCCGCCCCGGGGGCAGCCGGCGCGCGCACCGCCCCGACGGCCAAGGTCACCGCCAGGGGCAGGATCCCCACGGCTCGGCTCGCGCGGCGACGCCCCCGTCCTCGGGGTGCAGGCACCAGGGGAAGACCCCCCTCTCGCAAGAGCATGCGGCCCGCCCTCCCTTCGCACGCCGATCCGGCAGGAGGGCCTGGGGAGCGCGGAACAAGACCCGACCGGAGAGGACCGGGCACGTGGGTGCAGAACCTCGGCTGCGACGGGAAGCGAGCTCCGCGGCATGACGGACGCCGGCGGAGCGGGGCGATTATACCGACCAGGGTTGGAGTGTCAACGGGAAAGGCTCCCGGCGCAACGCCCTCGGTGCCCCCTCCCCTTCCCGGCAGCATTCCGTCGCGTATAATGGGGGAGCTCATGGGAACCGCAGATGCCATCGTTACACCTCGAGCTCATTGACGAGGTCCGGGAGCGGCTGAGCGCCCTGGCCACCGACCTCTCCCGCCGCCTGCCGGCCTGCCGGTACCTGGACATCCGGCTGGAAGTCCGGGAAGCCCAGGAGGCCAGTGCGGAGGACGGCCGCCCCCGGGCCTCGGGTCGCGAGGCCACCGCCGCCTTCGGCGTCCGGGTCATCGCGGGGGACCCGATGCCGGTCCCCGGATACATCGGGCGGAGCCTTGCGCCGGGCGAGACCCCCAACCTCTCCCGCCTGCTCCGGGCCGCCTGCCGCCGGGCCCACGCCAGGGCCGTGGCCGGCGCCGCGGGCAAGGCCGCCCTGCGCCGCGCCCTCCCCCGGCTCGCCCGCACGCTGGCCGATCTCCCCCTCGCTCCGATCCCGGTCCGACGGGACACTGTCCCCGCATCCTTCCGAGTCGACCCGCGGCAGGTCCCGCTCCAGGCGGTGGCCACACTCGCCCTCGAGACCTCCCGCAGCCTGCGGGACCAGCATCCCGCCCTCGTCCACAACGCCATTCACCTCGTGACGGAGCGAAGCCGACACTGCTTCGCCAGCTCGGAAGGGGCCTGCCTCGACCAGGGGCAGGCCCTGACCCAGGGCTGGGTCACCGTGGTCGCCGAGCGGAACGGCGTGAGCGAGGAGCTCTCCGATGTCCTCGGGCATCCCGGGGGGTGGGAGGTCCTGACCGACGGGGTCTTCACGCCCTACACCGCCCTCCCCCACTTCCCGGCCTTCACCTTCGCGCTGGCCGAGGACGCCCTCGCCCTGGCGGCGGCCCCCCCCTGCCCCACGAGTGCAGGGGAGGTGGTGATCGTCACGGACCCCCACTACAACGCACTGCTCAGCCACGAGATCGTGGGACATCCCTGCGAGGCCGACCGGGCCCTCAAGATGGAGGCCGCCTATGCCGGGCGATCCTGGCTCTTGACCGACCTCACGCGCCATCGCGTCGGGGAGCGGATCGCCTCCCCGCTGGTGACGGCCTACTCCGACCCGGCCCTGCCCGGATACGGCCAGTACCGCTACGACCACGAGGGGACCCCCGGAACGAAGGTCGTGCACATTGACGAGGGGCTGTTCCGCGGCTTCCTCCACAGCCGGCAGACCGCGGCGCTTCTGCAGGCGGCGCCGAACGGCGCCTACACCGCGACCGCCGCGAGCCTCGTCCCCCTCATCCGGATGAACAACACCGTCTTCGGCCCCGGCCGCAGTGACCCGGCGGAGATCCTCGCCGATGTGGAGGAGGGCTACTACCTGGTCGGGCACCGCACTCCCTCCATCGCGGAGTCCCGCGAGCAGTTCCGGATCTCGGCCATGAAAGTGTACGAGATCCGCCGGGGGGAGGTGGGGCGCCTCTACCGGGACGGGGGGCTGGCCGCCGGGAGCCGCGCCTTCCTCAGCGCGGTAGACGCGGTCGGCACCGACCTCTGCCTCTTCCCGATCCCGAACTGCGGCAAGGGCCAGCCGATGCAGACGAAGCGGGTGGGCAACGGCGGCCCGACGATGCGCAGCCGGGCCCGGCTCGTGGGAAGCGCCTGATCCTCGGGAGAATCCACTGATGAACGGGCGGCTCACGAAGGCGGTAGGGGAAGCGCTGGCCCACCTGCGATCCCTCCCTGACGTCCTCGAGGTGGAGGCCTACGCCTGCCGGAGCGCGCGCCTCACCGTCCGCCTGAACTACACCTCCCACCTGCCGTGCCACGGCCTGGAGGAGTCCAAGTCGGAGGAGGAGGCGGGCGTGGCGGTCCGCGCCCTCTTCCAGACGCCGGAGGGGTCCCGCGTCGGCTTCGGCTCCGCCTCCGGCCCCCCCACCGGCGCGGCCTGGGAGGAGGCCCTTGCCCGGGCCCGGCAGGGGGCCGTCGCCGATCCGGATTTCCCCGGGTTGCCGGCCGGGACGGGGGAGCGCCGGAGACTGCGACGGCACCACGACCCCGCCCTGCTCCACCTGTCCGACGAGGCCCTGGCGGCCGCAGGCTGGCGGGTGCTCGAGGGGGCGCTCCGGACCTTCGATGCCCCCGGCGCCCTCCGCGGCGCCGAGCCTGCCGCCCTCGGGCTCATCGTGGGCGGGGACGTGACCGTCCGCCAGGAGACGATGGCCGTCGGCTCGAGCCACCTGCCCGTGGAGGCCGATACCGCGGCGTCCGCCCTGGCGAACGTCACCGCGATGGTGGAGGCCTGGGACGCCAAGGGGACGGGGGGGCAGGTGGCGGCCCGGCTCGCGGACCTGACCGAAGCCCCAGGAGTGGAGGCGGCCTCCGCTGCCCTGGCCGCCCGCGGCGGAGTCCGCGTCCCCGGTGGAGTGGTCCCGGTGATCTTCGGACCGGCCGCCGTGGCCGACCTGCTCACCTACCTGATCCTCCCGTCGGTCTCCTTGGACCACCTCCTCCGGGGGACCTCCGCCTTCCAGGGCCAGGTGGGCCGGCAAATCGCCATGCCCGCGCTCTCCCTCGCGGACGACGGGGCCGCCCCCGGCCTGCCCGCGAGCCGCGGCATCACCTGCGAAGGGCTGCCGACGGGGCGAACCCGTCTGATCGAGCGGGGGGTCCTGGTCGGGACGCTCACGAACGCCTACGAGGCGGGGCGCGCCCTCCGCGACGCCACGGCGGCGGCCAAGCTCGGCTGCGAGCCGAAGGAGGTGCCGGAGGCGCTCGTCCCGCGCAACGGCTTCCGCCAGACGGGCGGGCTGCGCTCGGCCGAGGTTCCTCCGAGCATCGCCGCGACGAATGTCCTACTGACGGGGGAGCCGGCGGAGCCGCTTACCGCGCTCCTGGCCCGGGTGGGGCGGGGCCTCTACCTCGGGCGCCTCTGGTACACGTACCCCATCAACGGCCTCAGGGCCGGCGACTTCACCGGGACCGCAGTGGCCGACTCGTTCCTGATCCGGGACGGGCGGCTGGCGGAACCGCTCGCCGTCAACGCGGTCCGGGTGAACGACAACATCCGGCGGCTCCTCACGGCCATCCTGGGGGTGGGTGATACGGCGAGGTCGGTGGCGGGATGGGGGGCGGACGAGGTCATCCTCGCGCCGCCGGTGGCGGTGGCCGAGGTCCCCGTCGACGCGATCAGTTCCGGCGAACCCGTCTAACCCCGGACGCGGCGCCAGGTCGTCTTCAAACGCTCCGGGGTGAAGTCCGGCGCCTGGCAGGCGCCGATGATCTCCCGCTCCTGCCGCTCCACCGCGGCCGCCCCGTCCGGGATCTTCGCCGCGAGATCGAGAGGGACCTGCACGACGCCGTGGCGATCGGCATGGAGGAGATCGCCGGGCTGGACGAGCAGGCCGCCCACGCTCACGGGGCCGCCGAAGTCCACCAGGTGGACGTAGGCATGGGAGACCTGGACGTGGGCGGCGAAGAAGGCGAAGCCGAGAGCGGCGACCTCGACGAGGTCCCGCACGCCCCCGTCGGTGATGGTCCCCGCGCAGCCGAGCGCCCGGTGGATGTTGGCCTGCACCTCCCCCCAGAAGGCCCCGAGGGAGGGGCGATCCAGGTCCTGCATCACCACGACGCGCGGCTCGGGCAGGGTGAGGAGGTAGTCCCACCAGCGCTCGGGCGGGATGCGGCGTCCCTCCCCGGGGGGCCGGCCCGCCATGATGCGGGCCGTGGCGGCGTAGCCCACCAGTGGGGGCAGCTCCGGGAACATGCACCGGATCTCGGCCCGCATGAACCCCTCCGCGCGGGAGCGGTAGTTGAAGGTCTCGATGGCGTTCGCCACCGTCGGGCTCGAGAGCCGGCGGAGGTCCTCCAGAATGGCGAAGCTGAGCGGACCGGCGGGCATGGGACCTCCCTCGCGCGCTGGCGGCGCGGCTAGCGGTAGAACGCCGCCCGGTCGCCGGCCGTCACCTCGATGGCCTTCGGGGTTCCCCCCCGCAGCAGGCTGAGGAGGACCGGTTCCCCCGGGCGGTGCTTCCACAGTTCGGTGTAGAATTCCCGGCGGCTGGTCAGGCGGACCACATCGAGGCCGATGAGGAGATCTCCTTCCCGCACGCCGGCCCGGGCGGCGGGGGAGTCCGGGATGACCCCGACCACCTGCACCCCGCCGGCCCGTCCCTGGCTGAACAGCCCGAGCCACGCCCGGGGAGGGCGGCTCAGGATCCTCCCGTGCCGGAGGAGCTCCTCCCGGTGGTCGCGGTACAGGTCCACGGGAATCGCCAGCGAGGCCCGGGCCACCTCCGCGAGATTCAGGGAGACCACGCCCAGCATCCGCCCCCTCAGGTCGCACAGGGCGCCCCCGCCGAAACCGGGGTTCGCGGCATTCGCCTTGAGCGCCCGATCCAGCATGTACTCCCAGGCCGCGTCGAAGGGGCCTACCTCAATCAGATGGCCCCCCCGGACCCGCCGGGCCGTGGGGGCGGTGCTGGCGAGGAGGAAAACCGGTTGCCCCGGTGCCGCTGCTGCCGCTTCCCCCAGGGGGGCGGGCGGGCCGAGGCCCCGGGGGACCTTCACGAGCGCGAGCCCGCTGTCGAAATCCCGCGCCACCACCTCTCCAGTTGCCTGGCGGCCGTGCGGCCCGGTGACGGTGACGCCAGCGGCCCCGAGGGTGACGGAGTTCACCGTGAGGACCAGGTCCGCCTCGACCAGCGTCCCCGAGCCCATCCGCTCCGTCCCGAGGGGAACGACGGAGGGGTGGCTCGCCGGGACGGTCACCTCGAGGTGCACGCTCGACGGGACAACCTGCTGCGCCAACTGAGGAGCCGCATCCATGGCCGCTGCCCCTCCGCCCCGCCGCGCACGACGGGCCCTGGACATCAACACGATCGTCCGGACGTTGAAGCGGGCTGTCCGCGCCTGGGCCCCGCCCGCCGTCGCCCAGGTCCAGGCAGATCGCCCCGACCCATTCCGGGTCCTGGTCTCCTGCCTGCTCAGCCTCCGGACTAAGGATGCCGTGACCGAGGCGGCATCCCGGCGCCTCTTCGCCCTGGCCGACACGCCCGCCGCAATCCTCGCCCTGCCCCGCCGGACCATCGAGCGGACCATCTACCCGGTGTGTTTCTACCGGGTGAAGGCCCGCACCCTCCAGGAGGTCTCGCGGGATCTCCTGACCCGCTTCGGCGGCAGGGTCCCCGACACCCTGGAAGACCTGCTCACGCTGAAGGGGGTGGGGCGAAAGACGGCCAACCTGGTGGTGACGGTAGGCTACAACAAGGCTGGCATCTGCGTCGACACCCACGTCCATCGGATCAGCAACCGGTGGGGCTACGTCCGGACGAAAACCCCGGAGGCGACGGAGGAAGCCCTGCGGGCCACCCTTCCCCGGAGGCACTGGATCTCCTTCAACGACCTCCTCGTCCCCTTCGGCCAGAACTGCTGCAAGCCGATCTCCCCCCTCTGCAGCCAGTGCCCGGTCGAGGCCCACTGCGCCAAGGTGGGTGTGACCCACCACCGCTAGCCTCGCTTGCTCACCAGGGGCGACGGCTCCAGCAATCGTTGACAAGTAGTTGCAAATTCGCGAGGATCTCGCCTGCCGTAAGAATCTTGACCGTTGGGATATGCTGACCACCATACTCAATAGATGCGCCGACGCTCGCGGCCTCCGGGTCGCTCGCTGTCGGCGCATCGGGGCGGCGGCTCTCGCCCGCCGCCCCGTTAGGCGTCAGGCAGTAAGTTCGCAACAGCAGGGAAACCAAGGAGGCCACATGAAACGGATTCTCGTCGCTCTGATCGTGGTTTTGGCATCGGGATTATGGTCATTGCCATCGACGGCGATCGCCCAGCAGCCGCTTGTCATCAAGGCGAAGGCCGAAAAGAAAGTCGCGGAGTTGCCGGCTGGACCGCTCTTCTGGCGGATAGAGAACTTTACTGCGCTCGCGCACGCGCGGGCCGCCGCGGGCCCCTGGGCGTTGGTCGCCGAGTCGGCGGGCAAAGTCTGGCTCTTCACGCTCGGCCCGGCGGGTGGGTCATCCGCGGGCGGCACTACGGTTGCGGAATTGGGACCAATCCCCCGGATCGTTGCACCACAGTATCTCCTTCGGATCAACGAAGCCAGCGGCCCGCCGGGCAGCATTACGCCCGTGCATACTCATCCGGGCTCCGAGGCATTCTTCGTGCTGGCCGGGGAGCAAAGCATCCGGAGTCCCCACGGGGTGATGCGTGTCAAGGTTGGCCAGCCCGAAGCGGGTCAGGGTGCCAATATGCCTATGCAGGTCTCGAGCAGCGGCTCGACGGATCTGCACGCCCTGGTGATGTTTGTGGTGGACGCCACCAAACCGTTTTCATCTCCGGCCACTTTTCCGTGAGTGTCAGCGCCCGAAATCGTCCCGACCGTTTCCGGCCTTCGAGGGCTTGCCCTAGATCTTCTTCCGGAACGGCGCCGCGTAGCCCGTCATCTCCACGTAGCCCTGCCCCCGCACAGTCTGCCCGGCCCGCTCCCCCGTGACCCGCACACCCCCCTCCCAGTAGATGACCTGGGTGCTCTTCGCCGTGTCCAGTTCCTGGTCTGGGAAGAGGGGCGTGAGGGTGAGAGTCAGGGCCGATCCCGGGACGCGGATCCGCCAGCCCATGGGGTAGATCCCCCCGCTCCGCGGGCTCCTCCAGCGGCCGAGGGGCTCGACGGCAAACTCGGCAAGGGCGAGGGCGCGGGCCGTCCCGTCGGGGGCGACGAGCGTCCCGCTCGAGAAGGGATCGGGGCGCCCGTCCCGGTGGCGGATGAGGTAAAGCATGAGATCCGTCCCGTCCTCGAGCTGGACGCTGAACCAGTCCCACCCCACCTGCTCGGGCGACAGCTCCGTCGAGCCGAACTCGTGGTCCATCCAGGCGAGGCCGGTGACGGGC belongs to Candidatus Methylomirabilis sp. and includes:
- a CDS encoding TldD/PmbA family protein — encoded protein: MPSLHLELIDEVRERLSALATDLSRRLPACRYLDIRLEVREAQEASAEDGRPRASGREATAAFGVRVIAGDPMPVPGYIGRSLAPGETPNLSRLLRAACRRAHARAVAGAAGKAALRRALPRLARTLADLPLAPIPVRRDTVPASFRVDPRQVPLQAVATLALETSRSLRDQHPALVHNAIHLVTERSRHCFASSEGACLDQGQALTQGWVTVVAERNGVSEELSDVLGHPGGWEVLTDGVFTPYTALPHFPAFTFALAEDALALAAAPPCPTSAGEVVIVTDPHYNALLSHEIVGHPCEADRALKMEAAYAGRSWLLTDLTRHRVGERIASPLVTAYSDPALPGYGQYRYDHEGTPGTKVVHIDEGLFRGFLHSRQTAALLQAAPNGAYTATAASLVPLIRMNNTVFGPGRSDPAEILADVEEGYYLVGHRTPSIAESREQFRISAMKVYEIRRGEVGRLYRDGGLAAGSRAFLSAVDAVGTDLCLFPIPNCGKGQPMQTKRVGNGGPTMRSRARLVGSA
- a CDS encoding metallopeptidase TldD-related protein; its protein translation is MNGRLTKAVGEALAHLRSLPDVLEVEAYACRSARLTVRLNYTSHLPCHGLEESKSEEEAGVAVRALFQTPEGSRVGFGSASGPPTGAAWEEALARARQGAVADPDFPGLPAGTGERRRLRRHHDPALLHLSDEALAAAGWRVLEGALRTFDAPGALRGAEPAALGLIVGGDVTVRQETMAVGSSHLPVEADTAASALANVTAMVEAWDAKGTGGQVAARLADLTEAPGVEAASAALAARGGVRVPGGVVPVIFGPAAVADLLTYLILPSVSLDHLLRGTSAFQGQVGRQIAMPALSLADDGAAPGLPASRGITCEGLPTGRTRLIERGVLVGTLTNAYEAGRALRDATAAAKLGCEPKEVPEALVPRNGFRQTGGLRSAEVPPSIAATNVLLTGEPAEPLTALLARVGRGLYLGRLWYTYPINGLRAGDFTGTAVADSFLIRDGRLAEPLAVNAVRVNDNIRRLLTAILGVGDTARSVAGWGADEVILAPPVAVAEVPVDAISSGEPV
- a CDS encoding RraA family protein, which codes for MPAGPLSFAILEDLRRLSSPTVANAIETFNYRSRAEGFMRAEIRCMFPELPPLVGYAATARIMAGRPPGEGRRIPPERWWDYLLTLPEPRVVVMQDLDRPSLGAFWGEVQANIHRALGCAGTITDGGVRDLVEVAALGFAFFAAHVQVSHAYVHLVDFGGPVSVGGLLVQPGDLLHADRHGVVQVPLDLAAKIPDGAAAVERQEREIIGACQAPDFTPERLKTTWRRVRG
- a CDS encoding S1C family serine protease — encoded protein: MDAAPQLAQQVVPSSVHLEVTVPASHPSVVPLGTERMGSGTLVEADLVLTVNSVTLGAAGVTVTGPHGRQATGEVVARDFDSGLALVKVPRGLGPPAPLGEAAAAAPGQPVFLLASTAPTARRVRGGHLIEVGPFDAAWEYMLDRALKANAANPGFGGGALCDLRGRMLGVVSLNLAEVARASLAIPVDLYRDHREELLRHGRILSRPPRAWLGLFSQGRAGGVQVVGVIPDSPAARAGVREGDLLIGLDVVRLTSRREFYTELWKHRPGEPVLLSLLRGGTPKAIEVTAGDRAAFYR
- the nth gene encoding endonuclease III — encoded protein: MAAAPPPRRARRALDINTIVRTLKRAVRAWAPPAVAQVQADRPDPFRVLVSCLLSLRTKDAVTEAASRRLFALADTPAAILALPRRTIERTIYPVCFYRVKARTLQEVSRDLLTRFGGRVPDTLEDLLTLKGVGRKTANLVVTVGYNKAGICVDTHVHRISNRWGYVRTKTPEATEEALRATLPRRHWISFNDLLVPFGQNCCKPISPLCSQCPVEAHCAKVGVTHHR
- a CDS encoding cupin domain-containing protein, with the protein product MKRILVALIVVLASGLWSLPSTAIAQQPLVIKAKAEKKVAELPAGPLFWRIENFTALAHARAAAGPWALVAESAGKVWLFTLGPAGGSSAGGTTVAELGPIPRIVAPQYLLRINEASGPPGSITPVHTHPGSEAFFVLAGEQSIRSPHGVMRVKVGQPEAGQGANMPMQVSSSGSTDLHALVMFVVDATKPFSSPATFP
- a CDS encoding lipocalin family protein; the encoded protein is PVTGLAWMDHEFGSTELSPEQVGWDWFSVQLEDGTDLMLYLIRHRDGRPDPFSSGTLVAPDGTARALALAEFAVEPLGRWRSPRSGGIYPMGWRIRVPGSALTLTLTPLFPDQELDTAKSTQVIYWEGGVRVTGERAGQTVRGQGYVEMTGYAAPFRKKI